In one Streptomyces sp. NBC_01288 genomic region, the following are encoded:
- the trpD gene encoding anthranilate phosphoribosyltransferase, with protein MSAVTPAGGDTAAARSWPDVLSALLAGQDLSTADTAWAMDRIMSGEAADAQIAGFLVALRAKGETVEEINGLVETMYAHAKPLDIPGPAVDIVGTGGDRAKTVNISTMSAIVIAGTGAKVVKHGNRASSSASGSSDVLERLGINLELSPERVAQVVEEAGITFCFAAKFHPTMRFAGAVRRDLGVPTAFNLLGPLTNPARVTSSAVGCFDTRMAGLIAGVLAERGSSALVFRGDDGLDELTTTATSRVWIVRDGKVTEESFDPRDVGLELVPVEALRGADPEYNAGVARRLLDGETGPVRDAVLLNSAAALVALEAGDGPLVDRIRAGMEKARESIDSGAAKRTLERWAAASNA; from the coding sequence ATGAGCGCTGTGACCCCCGCTGGAGGCGACACCGCGGCGGCCCGTTCCTGGCCCGACGTACTGAGCGCGCTGCTGGCCGGACAGGACCTGAGCACCGCCGACACGGCGTGGGCGATGGACCGCATCATGAGCGGCGAGGCGGCGGACGCCCAGATCGCGGGCTTCCTGGTGGCGCTGCGGGCCAAGGGCGAGACCGTCGAGGAGATCAACGGCCTCGTCGAGACGATGTACGCCCACGCGAAGCCGCTGGACATCCCGGGGCCGGCCGTCGACATCGTCGGTACGGGCGGCGACCGGGCCAAGACGGTCAACATCTCGACGATGTCCGCCATCGTGATCGCCGGCACCGGCGCGAAGGTCGTCAAGCACGGCAACCGCGCCTCGTCCTCGGCGAGCGGTTCCTCCGACGTGCTGGAGCGGCTCGGCATCAACCTGGAGCTGTCGCCCGAGCGGGTCGCGCAGGTGGTGGAGGAGGCCGGGATCACGTTCTGCTTCGCGGCCAAGTTCCACCCCACGATGCGGTTCGCGGGCGCGGTCCGGCGGGACCTGGGGGTGCCGACCGCGTTCAACCTCCTCGGCCCGCTCACCAACCCGGCCAGGGTCACCTCGTCGGCGGTCGGCTGCTTCGACACCCGCATGGCCGGGCTCATCGCGGGCGTGCTGGCCGAACGCGGCTCCTCCGCGCTGGTGTTCCGCGGCGACGACGGCCTCGACGAGCTGACGACCACGGCCACCTCCCGGGTGTGGATCGTCCGCGACGGCAAGGTCACCGAGGAGTCCTTCGACCCGCGGGACGTCGGCCTCGAACTGGTCCCCGTGGAAGCCCTGCGCGGCGCCGACCCCGAGTACAACGCGGGCGTCGCCCGCCGTCTCCTGGACGGCGAGACGGGCCCCGTAAGGGACGCCGTACTCCTGAACTCGGCGGCGGCCCTGGTGGCGCTGGAGGCCGGGGACGGGCCGCTGGTGGACCGGATCCGGGCCGGGATGGAGAAGGCGCGGGAGTCGATCGACTCGGGGGCGGCCAAGCGCACGCTGGAGCGCTGGGCCGCCGCCAGCAACGCATAG